One stretch of Alcaligenes faecalis DNA includes these proteins:
- a CDS encoding acetyl-CoA C-acyltransferase yields MQEVVLVQGCRTAFGNFGGALRSVPPVEMGAAVMQAVLGRSGASASEVEQVVMGQVVLTEPQDIYLPRAASMKAGVAHEAVAMSVNRLCASGLQAIISAAQAIVLGEASVALAGGVESTSRMPYMATSQRWGSRMGNVALVDVLSEIFISPLTREHVGVTGENVARKYGVSRCEQDQLALESHRRALRAIENGYFEEQIVPVVAPDGIAFEQDERVRHDGSLEQLAALKPIFQSDGGTVTAGNILGLADAAAVVLMMEEGQARRKGLKPMGKLRSWAHAGVDPQFAGMGPVPATRLALKRAGLSVSDIDVIESNEAFAAQVCAVAKELDFDPERVNPNGGSISMGHPLGATGAALVVKALHELQRIQGRYALVTMCHGGSEGVAMIIERQ; encoded by the coding sequence ATGCAAGAAGTCGTCCTGGTTCAGGGGTGTCGAACCGCTTTCGGTAATTTCGGCGGCGCCTTACGGAGTGTCCCACCCGTTGAGATGGGGGCTGCGGTCATGCAGGCAGTGTTGGGCAGAAGCGGAGCATCGGCCTCGGAGGTGGAGCAGGTGGTGATGGGGCAGGTGGTGCTGACCGAGCCCCAGGATATCTATTTGCCGCGGGCCGCCTCCATGAAAGCAGGAGTCGCTCATGAGGCGGTTGCCATGAGCGTGAACCGTTTGTGTGCCTCCGGTTTGCAAGCCATTATTTCGGCAGCGCAAGCGATTGTATTGGGTGAGGCCAGCGTGGCCTTGGCGGGCGGCGTGGAAAGCACCAGTCGAATGCCGTATATGGCGACAAGCCAGCGCTGGGGGAGCCGCATGGGTAATGTGGCCTTGGTCGATGTATTGTCGGAAATTTTCATCAGCCCCTTAACTCGGGAGCATGTGGGGGTGACGGGAGAGAATGTCGCCAGAAAGTATGGTGTGTCTCGTTGCGAACAGGATCAGTTAGCCCTGGAGTCGCACCGTAGAGCACTTCGTGCCATTGAAAATGGTTACTTTGAAGAGCAGATCGTCCCTGTGGTGGCCCCCGATGGGATTGCCTTCGAGCAGGATGAGCGTGTTCGGCATGATGGCAGTCTGGAGCAGCTTGCCGCCTTGAAGCCTATTTTCCAGAGCGACGGGGGAACGGTGACGGCCGGTAATATCCTGGGCTTGGCCGATGCGGCGGCGGTGGTGCTGATGATGGAAGAGGGGCAGGCGCGCCGTAAAGGTTTGAAGCCCATGGGCAAGCTGCGCTCCTGGGCACATGCGGGCGTGGATCCACAATTTGCGGGAATGGGGCCGGTGCCCGCGACTCGCCTGGCGCTCAAGCGAGCGGGACTGTCGGTAAGCGATATTGATGTGATCGAGTCCAATGAGGCTTTTGCAGCACAGGTTTGCGCCGTTGCCAAAGAACTGGATTTTGATCCGGAGCGCGTCAACCCGAATGGCGGCAGTATCAGTATGGGGCACCCTTTGGGGGCGACAGGAGCGGCACTGGTGGTGAAGGCTTTGCACGAGTTGCAGCGTATCCAGGGGCGATATGCTCTGGTCACCATGTGTCATGGCGGTAGTGAGGGAGTGGCCATGATTATCGAACGTCAGTGA
- a CDS encoding ABC transporter permease, whose product MSIYSMWGALEIGLIFGLVALGVLISFRILRFPDLTVDGSFPLGGAVAAILISQGNDPFLATVVATFAGAIAGTITGWLNVRLKIMDLLASILMMIALYSINLRIMGRPNVPLIMEPTVFTILQPESIADYIARPLLLIGLVIIAKLALDWFFGTQTGLAMRATGANARMARAQGVATGNMLLLGMAISNALVALAGALFAQSQGGADISMGIGTIVIGLAAVIVGESILPARKLFYATLAVVLGAILYRFFIALALNADVIGLKAQDLNLVTALLVTVALVIPLLKKKRARKQKGAQ is encoded by the coding sequence ATGTCTATTTATTCAATGTGGGGGGCCCTGGAGATTGGTCTGATTTTCGGACTGGTTGCTCTGGGTGTTCTGATTTCTTTTCGCATCTTGCGATTTCCTGACCTGACGGTCGATGGCAGTTTTCCTTTGGGTGGGGCCGTTGCCGCCATCCTGATCAGCCAGGGTAATGATCCTTTTCTGGCGACTGTAGTGGCCACCTTCGCCGGTGCCATTGCTGGCACGATTACCGGCTGGTTGAACGTACGCCTGAAAATCATGGATCTGCTGGCCAGTATCCTGATGATGATTGCCTTGTATTCCATCAACTTGCGCATCATGGGTCGCCCCAATGTGCCCCTGATCATGGAACCGACGGTCTTCACGATTCTGCAGCCTGAATCCATCGCTGACTATATTGCCCGTCCTTTGCTGCTGATCGGTTTGGTGATCATTGCCAAGCTGGCGCTGGACTGGTTCTTTGGTACGCAAACGGGTCTGGCCATGCGTGCTACCGGTGCCAATGCGCGTATGGCGCGTGCGCAAGGCGTGGCCACCGGCAATATGCTCTTGCTGGGCATGGCGATTTCCAATGCGCTGGTCGCCTTGGCCGGTGCCTTGTTTGCTCAGTCGCAGGGTGGGGCGGATATCTCCATGGGTATCGGAACCATCGTGATTGGTCTGGCCGCCGTGATTGTGGGTGAAAGTATCTTGCCCGCACGCAAACTGTTCTACGCCACCTTGGCCGTGGTGCTGGGTGCCATTCTGTACCGCTTCTTTATTGCTTTGGCCCTGAATGCCGATGTGATCGGCCTGAAAGCTCAGGACTTGAACCTGGTTACCGCCTTGCTGGTTACCGTGGCGCTGGTGATTCCATTGCTCAAGAAAAAGCGTGCTCGTAAACAGAAGGGGGCCCAGTAA
- a CDS encoding ABC transporter substrate-binding protein: MKLIRSVHQVAAALACVGLMSGAAVHAQSVSVSSIVEHPALDAIKDGVHKALTDAGYNEASGFKWQFQTAQGNPAIAAQIARKFVGDKADVIVAISTPSAQAVVSATKTIPVVYSAVTDPVVAHLVPSMEPSGTNVTGVSDALALEAQVDLIKKVVPDAKRVGMVYNPGEANSAVVVKEMKELLPKHGMTLVEATAPRTVDVGAAARSLVGKVDVIYTNTDNNVVSAYESLVKVGVDAKVPLIASDTDSVARGAIAALGVNYYNLGLQTGQQVVRILKGEKPGDMASETSSNLELYVNPGAAKRQGVSLNEDFVKSATKIVE, from the coding sequence ATGAAACTGATCAGATCGGTGCATCAGGTGGCGGCCGCTTTGGCTTGTGTGGGATTGATGTCGGGCGCTGCAGTTCATGCGCAATCTGTATCGGTATCGTCGATTGTGGAACATCCGGCCTTGGACGCCATTAAGGATGGGGTACACAAAGCACTGACCGATGCCGGTTACAACGAAGCTTCGGGCTTCAAATGGCAGTTTCAGACCGCGCAGGGCAACCCTGCGATTGCAGCCCAGATCGCGCGCAAGTTCGTTGGCGACAAGGCTGACGTTATTGTGGCTATTTCCACTCCTTCGGCTCAGGCCGTCGTGTCGGCAACCAAGACCATTCCGGTGGTGTACTCGGCTGTGACCGATCCCGTGGTGGCGCACCTGGTGCCCAGCATGGAGCCTTCGGGCACCAACGTGACGGGTGTGTCCGATGCCCTGGCACTGGAAGCTCAGGTTGATCTGATCAAGAAAGTCGTCCCCGATGCCAAGCGCGTGGGTATGGTTTACAACCCCGGTGAAGCCAACTCCGCCGTGGTCGTCAAGGAAATGAAAGAACTGCTGCCCAAGCACGGCATGACGCTGGTGGAAGCCACCGCGCCTCGTACCGTGGACGTGGGTGCGGCTGCCCGTAGCCTGGTGGGCAAGGTCGATGTGATCTACACCAATACCGACAACAACGTGGTGTCGGCTTACGAGTCCCTGGTGAAAGTGGGCGTGGATGCCAAAGTACCTTTGATTGCTTCGGACACCGACAGTGTGGCCCGTGGTGCGATCGCGGCCTTGGGCGTGAACTACTACAACCTGGGTCTGCAAACCGGTCAGCAGGTTGTCCGTATTCTGAAGGGTGAAAAACCCGGCGATATGGCCTCCGAGACCAGCAGCAATCTGGAACTGTATGTCAATCCGGGCGCTGCCAAGCGCCAAGGCGTTTCGCTCAACGAGGACTTCGTGAAGTCCGCTACAAAAATCGTCGAATAA
- a CDS encoding spermidine synthase: MAGEQGDDSPTLSESEGIRYLHFGTEWIQGAMRIRKPAELVLAYTQQMMAWLLFMEDPKPEHKLAILGLGAGSLLRFCLKQTSSQVQTVEWNPSVIGMCNAFFRLPRSPRSLIDQADAGVWVQDSEQHSQYRALMVDLYDAHAEGPVRDSLEFYQDCRAVLDDEGIMTVNLFGAHPSFKHNIDNIREAFNGKVLLLPEMDEGNQVVLAFKGSTLEMTAGELLSRAEQVQADYGLPATRWARELLSFRRQMQDQ; this comes from the coding sequence ATGGCTGGTGAGCAGGGGGACGATAGTCCTACGTTGTCGGAAAGCGAAGGGATCCGTTATCTGCACTTTGGAACGGAGTGGATTCAAGGTGCCATGCGTATTCGCAAGCCCGCTGAATTGGTCTTGGCCTACACACAACAGATGATGGCCTGGCTGCTATTTATGGAAGACCCCAAACCCGAACACAAACTGGCCATTCTGGGCCTGGGGGCGGGTTCCTTGCTGCGTTTCTGTTTGAAGCAGACCAGCAGCCAGGTGCAGACGGTGGAGTGGAACCCATCGGTGATTGGCATGTGCAATGCCTTCTTTCGCTTGCCGCGCAGCCCGCGCTCCCTGATTGATCAGGCCGACGCCGGGGTCTGGGTGCAAGATAGCGAGCAGCACAGCCAGTATCGCGCCTTGATGGTGGACTTGTACGACGCCCACGCCGAAGGCCCGGTGCGTGACAGCCTGGAGTTCTACCAGGATTGCCGTGCGGTTCTGGACGACGAAGGCATCATGACCGTCAATCTTTTTGGCGCACATCCCAGCTTCAAACATAATATTGACAACATTCGTGAAGCCTTTAATGGCAAAGTATTGCTCTTGCCCGAGATGGACGAGGGCAATCAGGTGGTTCTGGCCTTCAAGGGCAGCACGCTGGAGATGACGGCCGGAGAGCTGCTCAGTCGGGCCGAGCAGGTGCAGGCCGATTATGGTTTGCCGGCTACACGTTGGGCCAGGGAACTGCTCTCGTTCCGTCGCCAGATGCAGGACCAGTAA